The Myroides fluvii region AATTCGATTTGTAGGTTATGCCTTTCAAATCGAAATGAAATACAGAGTATACGTGAAGCAATACCCTATTACAGAGGTGCCGATTATTTTTACAGATCGAACGCGTGGGGAATCTAAGATGTCTAAGGGAATTATCAAAGAAGCTATTTTTGGCGTGATCAACCTTAAAATCAGAAAACTACTAAACAAACTATAATGACTAACTACTTAATTAAAAACGGAAACCTTGTCAATGAAGGTGTTGTTCAAAAAGCGGACCTCCTGATTCAAGAAGGGAAAATTGTGCGCATAGCTGGGGTTATCGAAGCAACAGCTGAGATGCAAGTGATCGATGCAACAGGAAAATACGTTATTCCAGGTATGATCGATGATCAAGTGCATTTTCGCGAACCAGGATTGACGCATAAAGGAGATATCGCATCAGAGTCAAGAGCGGCTGTAGCTGGGGGAATCACTTCTTTCATTGAACAACCCAACACCGTTCCTAATGCAGTTACTCAGGAATTGTTAGAACAGAAATACGAAATAGCGTCTTCCAAGTCGTATGCGAATTATTCGTTTATGATGGGAGGGACGAATGATAATTTAGATGAATTACTCCAGACAAATCCGCGTAATGTAGCGGGAATTAAATTGTTTTTGGGGTCGTCAACCGGCAATATGTTGGTGGATCGTCAAGAGGTTTTAGAAAAAATATTTTCGAGTACTTCCATGTTGATTGCGGTTCATGCTGAAGATGAAGCAACAATCCAAGCCAATTTGCAACAGCACAAGGAACAATATGGAGAGGATATCCCTGTAGAATGTCACCCAATTATTCGCAGTGAGGAGGCTTGTTATATTTCTTCGTCTAAAGCGATAGAATTAGCAAAGAAAACAGGAGCGCGATTACACGTGTTTCACGTGTCTACAGGAAAAGAAACGGATTTGTTTCGCAATGATATCCCATTAAAAGACAAAAAAATTACGGCGGAGGTTTGCGTACATCACCTGTGGTTTACCGATAAGGATTACGAGACAAAAGGGAACTTCATTAAGTGGAACCCCGCAGTTAAAAAAGAAAGTGATAGAGAAAAACTTTGGGAAGCTTTGTTAGATGGACGCATTGATGTTATTGCTACAGACCATGCACCCCATACGAAAGAAGAGAAAGCAAAAGCGTACACACAAGCTCCTTCTGGAGGCCCTTTAGTTCAACATGCTTTAGTCTCTTTGTTTGAAGCAAAAAAACAAGGGAGAATTACTGTTGAAAAAATTGTTGAAAAAACAGCGCACAATCCTGCGATTCTATTCCAAATAGAAAAAAGAGGATTTTTGAAAGAAGGCTATCACGCCGATATTGTTTTAATTGATCCGAATAACAGTTGGGAAGTAAATCAAAACAATATTTTGTATAAATGTGGCTGGTCTCCATTTGAAGGAGAAACATTCTCTTCTAAAGTTACCCATACATTTGTTAATGGATGTTTGGTCTATGAGAATGAAGAAGTAAA contains the following coding sequences:
- a CDS encoding dihydroorotase translates to MTNYLIKNGNLVNEGVVQKADLLIQEGKIVRIAGVIEATAEMQVIDATGKYVIPGMIDDQVHFREPGLTHKGDIASESRAAVAGGITSFIEQPNTVPNAVTQELLEQKYEIASSKSYANYSFMMGGTNDNLDELLQTNPRNVAGIKLFLGSSTGNMLVDRQEVLEKIFSSTSMLIAVHAEDEATIQANLQQHKEQYGEDIPVECHPIIRSEEACYISSSKAIELAKKTGARLHVFHVSTGKETDLFRNDIPLKDKKITAEVCVHHLWFTDKDYETKGNFIKWNPAVKKESDREKLWEALLDGRIDVIATDHAPHTKEEKAKAYTQAPSGGPLVQHALVSLFEAKKQGRITVEKIVEKTAHNPAILFQIEKRGFLKEGYHADIVLIDPNNSWEVNQNNILYKCGWSPFEGETFSSKVTHTFVNGCLVYENEEVKEIRCGQRLLFER